In Paenibacillus guangzhouensis, a single window of DNA contains:
- a CDS encoding sensor histidine kinase: MSIRIKLLLSYAAMLIIPLVITFFTAVLLTVVFRGDLQTIREQYGAGAHRMFEDQHVEGILKEMKRSVEKNPSLLYDSSYLADLDRELRATKSNLIVRKDQRIIYSSPSLQQTDILEHLPAYEGSGHVERDEVEHIGKELISFGHFDFRFADQTPGSVIVVTNVNPVVNFAQKFFPILFITSIIILILTNTLLTYFVSRSIIRPLQKLKNAMKRIEAGDLDFQVQPTSRDEIGELSVTFEQMRIQLQHSIQTQLQYEENRKELISNISHDLRTPLTAIRGYIDGLGDGIADTPVKRKKYIDIISSKAEEMDHLIDELFLYSKLDLNRLPFQFEIVDFYAFILDLSEELAFDLSKQGVYYSSNIELEPETYVLIDRDKLKRVFANIMDNGLKYMDKTEKRIHLRAFNAKDNVMIQVTDNGQGIEPSALPYVFERFYRADPSRNSHTGGSGLGLAITKQIMDGHEGTIQAESMMGESTCITMTLPRRNHKVGDQQ, encoded by the coding sequence ATGTCGATTCGTATTAAGTTACTGCTCTCCTATGCTGCTATGTTAATTATTCCGCTGGTGATCACGTTCTTCACCGCAGTACTCTTAACTGTTGTATTTCGGGGGGATCTTCAGACGATCCGTGAACAATATGGAGCAGGTGCCCATCGCATGTTCGAAGATCAACATGTTGAAGGTATATTGAAGGAGATGAAACGATCCGTTGAGAAGAATCCTTCCCTTCTGTATGATTCGAGTTATTTGGCGGATCTGGATCGTGAGTTGCGAGCGACTAAATCCAATTTGATTGTACGTAAAGATCAACGCATTATCTATTCATCTCCTTCATTACAACAGACGGATATTCTGGAGCATTTGCCGGCATATGAAGGATCAGGACATGTGGAGAGAGATGAAGTAGAACATATTGGCAAGGAGCTCATTTCGTTCGGACATTTTGACTTTAGATTCGCTGACCAAACACCAGGTAGTGTCATCGTTGTGACCAACGTGAATCCCGTCGTTAATTTCGCGCAGAAATTTTTCCCAATCCTCTTTATCACCAGTATTATTATTCTGATTCTGACGAACACCTTATTGACGTATTTCGTATCTAGAAGTATCATTCGACCTCTTCAGAAGCTGAAGAATGCCATGAAACGTATTGAAGCAGGCGATTTAGATTTTCAAGTTCAACCGACGAGCAGAGATGAGATCGGGGAGCTCAGTGTTACTTTTGAACAAATGCGAATTCAGCTCCAGCATTCGATTCAGACCCAACTTCAATATGAAGAGAATCGCAAAGAACTTATCTCGAACATTTCTCATGATCTTAGAACGCCATTAACCGCAATTCGAGGCTATATTGATGGCCTGGGAGATGGAATTGCAGACACCCCGGTGAAAAGAAAGAAGTATATCGATATTATTTCGTCCAAAGCAGAAGAGATGGACCACTTGATTGATGAGTTGTTCTTATATTCCAAGCTGGATTTGAATCGTTTGCCATTTCAATTTGAGATCGTTGATTTTTATGCTTTTATATTGGATTTATCGGAAGAACTTGCATTTGACCTCAGTAAACAAGGTGTCTATTATTCATCGAATATCGAATTAGAACCGGAGACGTATGTGCTAATCGATCGAGACAAATTGAAGCGTGTATTCGCGAATATTATGGATAATGGGTTAAAATATATGGACAAAACGGAGAAAAGGATTCATCTACGGGCTTTTAATGCAAAAGATAACGTTATGATCCAGGTGACGGATAATGGCCAAGGGATCGAACCAAGCGCATTGCCGTATGTATTCGAACGGTTCTATCGCGCAGATCCTTCTCGTAACAGCCACACGGGAGGGAGCGGGCTCGGACTCGCGATAACCAAACAAATCATGGATGGTCATGAAGGCACCATTCAAGCAGAGAGTATGATGGGAGAGAGTACATGCATCACAATGACCCTCCCACGGAGAAATCATAAAGTTGGTGACCAACAATGA
- a CDS encoding ABC transporter permease subunit, which produces MHRWRAGFMNELSLILYRKKMVAFLAFSVILPILLAVSLHALQPLLGLVAVSQSFPIQMLSIYTVIWIPLFILTMTADLFPSEVAARTLKLAFLRPNTRFQVFCAKVAALAVGIGALLGLLGMVTFICNVFAGTALSFSEGMSVFKAYVAAFVAMVALSALFVLISQFFKSASGFMVSAIILDVALKISPFLWGAMSTFSPTSYTDWHMLWMSHTVAVGKLWSTSLYLLSSCVLFFTLGYYIFDRKEV; this is translated from the coding sequence GTGCATAGATGGAGAGCTGGGTTTATGAATGAGCTATCGCTCATCTTATATCGCAAGAAAATGGTAGCATTCCTCGCATTCTCGGTTATTCTTCCGATTCTGCTGGCCGTATCACTTCACGCATTACAGCCTCTATTGGGACTTGTAGCGGTTAGTCAATCCTTCCCAATTCAGATGCTAAGTATATATACGGTGATATGGATTCCGTTGTTCATCTTAACAATGACGGCAGATCTATTTCCAAGTGAAGTGGCAGCACGAACCTTGAAGCTTGCTTTTTTACGACCAAACACGAGGTTTCAAGTGTTCTGTGCGAAGGTTGCAGCACTCGCTGTGGGGATTGGTGCGTTACTTGGATTACTAGGCATGGTTACATTCATCTGTAATGTATTTGCGGGTACTGCCCTTAGCTTCTCAGAGGGAATGAGCGTATTCAAGGCCTATGTGGCTGCTTTCGTTGCGATGGTCGCACTGTCTGCACTCTTTGTTTTGATATCTCAATTTTTCAAGAGTGCAAGTGGGTTCATGGTATCAGCCATTATACTTGATGTAGCGCTGAAAATATCACCATTTCTATGGGGGGCCATGTCTACGTTCTCTCCAACCTCCTATACCGATTGGCACATGCTATGGATGAGTCATACTGTTGCTGTAGGTAAACTATGGTCCACCTCACTGTACTTGTTATCCAGCTGCGTGTTGTTTTTTACGCTAGGTTACTATATATTTGATCGAAAAGAAGTATAA
- a CDS encoding ABC transporter ATP-binding protein, whose amino-acid sequence MEPILETHQLTKVYRNSRGIRDISLQLHAGDVYGLLGPNGAGKTTFLKLITGLIRADQGKITLFNGDLIDQFEEGMQHVGCMIESADFHDFLSAWQYLKLVGRFYPNITDQRMMEVLEIVGLIQVRKDKIKNYSTGMKQKLALAAAILPNPKFVILDEPTNGLDIEGTVMFRRLIQQMSSEYGTTFLISSHMIHELEQLCNRVGIIVDGQLVQEGEVSHLLAREQSLEQFYIHEIESRKGEKKRA is encoded by the coding sequence ATGGAACCGATATTAGAGACGCATCAACTTACGAAAGTATATCGTAACAGTAGAGGGATTCGGGATATAAGTCTGCAGCTGCATGCCGGTGATGTGTATGGATTACTTGGGCCGAATGGGGCGGGAAAAACAACATTTTTGAAGCTCATTACAGGATTGATCCGTGCGGATCAAGGGAAGATTACACTATTTAATGGAGACCTAATCGATCAATTTGAAGAGGGTATGCAGCATGTTGGATGTATGATTGAATCCGCGGATTTTCATGATTTTCTATCAGCATGGCAATATTTAAAGCTCGTAGGTCGATTTTATCCGAATATTACAGATCAACGGATGATGGAAGTATTAGAGATTGTAGGTTTGATCCAAGTTCGCAAAGATAAAATCAAAAATTATTCGACCGGCATGAAGCAGAAATTAGCGCTTGCTGCTGCTATTTTGCCGAATCCGAAGTTTGTTATTTTGGATGAACCTACGAACGGTCTGGACATTGAAGGCACGGTCATGTTTCGTAGGCTTATTCAACAGATGTCTAGTGAGTATGGGACGACATTCCTCATCTCCAGTCATATGATTCACGAATTGGAGCAACTATGTAATCGCGTGGGAATCATTGTTGATGGGCAACTGGTTCAAGAAGGTGAAGTATCTCATTTGCTGGCACGTGAACAGTCGCTGGAACAATTCTATATTCACGAAATAGAAAGCAGAAAAGGGGAGAAGAAGCGTGCATAG